From the Tripterygium wilfordii isolate XIE 37 chromosome 6, ASM1340144v1, whole genome shotgun sequence genome, one window contains:
- the LOC120000074 gene encoding histone-lysine N-methyltransferase EZA1 isoform X3: MLKDLEHEYFFSHTSDAASYYDTKYNFQNICRHRNQRMAEDQSIVGRRRIYYDQHGSEALVCSDSEEDLVEPEEAKHEFTEGEDRVLQMAFEDHGLDEQVLNIVSQFIGVTSTEIEERYSTLRKKFHEKHDLNLKDSGDSGCERSIMLDKSLSAALDSFDNLFCRRCLLFDCRLHGCSQTLMNPSEKQTYWSEYEDDRKPCSDQCYLQVRVVKNLSEGSFSSDWREKKVMALEDNGRVIMASDADKPKAAEETNCTQVAETVTPVSTSEDAAEASNSNLDETAEVIDTGEHVGKRKILRHANAAQDTSANAPKEFQDSSSKRQRKLLPLDVVTAASGAMPSLDHNSTGVVGKIELQMTGKSALSESTAHMSKESVDVNGAKDITEVHEPSSSSSPGGYLGGTAVGSEWKPIEKELYFKGVEMFGKNSCLIARNLLLGLKTCIEVSNYICSSGATAPHRSLAPSLSLEEYGKSETDNTEQEMPTRSRLLRRRGRTRKLKYSWKSAGHPSIWKRIADGKSQSCKQYSPCGCQSMCGKQCPCLHNGTCCEKYCGCSKSCKNRFRGCHCAKSQCRSRQCPCFAAGRECDPDVCRNCWVSCGDGSLGEPPRRGDGQCGNMQLLLRQQQRILLAKSDIAGWGAFLKNPVNKNDYLGEYTGELISHREADKRGKMYDRANSSFLFDLNDQYVLDAYRKGDKLKFANHSSNPNCYAKVMLVAGDHRVGIFAKEHIEASEELFYDYRYGPDQAPAWARKPEGSKRDDSSVSQGRAKKHQSH; encoded by the exons ATGCTCAAGGACTTAGAGCAtgagtattttttttcccacaCAAGTGATGCGGCCTCATACTATGACACGAAATATAATTTCCAAAATATCTGCAGG CACAGAAATCAGAGAATGGCCGAGGATCAATCTATCGTTGGTAGGAGACGCATTTATTATGATCAGCATGGTAGCGAGGCACTTGTTTGTAGTGACAGTGAAGAAGATCTTGTAGAGCCAGAAGAAGCAAAACACGAATTTACTGAGGGCGAAGATCGTGTTCTACA GATGGCTTTTGAGGACCATGGCCTCGATGAGCAAGTACTGAACATTGTGAGTCAGTTTATTGGAGTGACTAGTACAGAAATTGAG GAGCGTTACAGCACGCTTAGGAAAAAATTCCATGAGAAACATGACCTGAACTTGAAAGATTCTGGGGACTCTGGATGTGAAAGGAGCATAATGTTGGATAAGAGCCTTAGTGCTGCTTTAGACTCTTTTGATAACCTTTTTTGTCGTCGTTGTTTG TTATTTGACTGTCGACTGCATGGCTGTTCCCAAACTTTGATGAATCCT AGTGAAAAGCAGACGTATTGGTCTGAATACGAAGATGACAGAAAACCCTGCAGTGATCAGTGTTACCTTCAG GTAAGAGTTGTTAAAAACTTGTCAGAAGGTTCATTTAGCTCTGACTGGCGTGAGAAGAAAGTTATGGCTTTAGAAGATAATGGGAGGGTGATTATGGCCAGTGATGCTGACAAGCCAAAAGCTGCTGAAGAGACCAACTGCACACAAGTTGCAGAAACAGTGACACCTGTTAGTACTTCCGAAGATGCTGCTGAAGCTTCTAATAGTAATTTGGATGAAACTGCAGAGGTAATAGACACTGGAGAACATGTGGGAAAGCGAAAAATCTTACGACATGCTAATGCTGCACAAGATACTTCAGCAAATGCTCCAAAGGAATTTCAGGATTCTTCGAGTAAAAGACAGAGGAAACTATTGCCTTTGGATGTAGTTACTGCAGCTAGTGGAGCTATGCCAAGTTTGGATCACAATTCCACTGGTGTTGTCGGAAAAATTGAACTTCAGATGACTGGAAAAAGCGCTCTAAGTGAATCTACTGCACACATGTCGAAGGAGAGCGTGGATGTTAATGGAGCCAAAGACATTACAGAAGTTCATGAACcaagctcttcttcttctccaggaGGATATCTTGGAGGGACTGCAGTTGGTTCTGAGTGGAAACCTATTGAGAAAGAATTATACTTCAAGGGAGTGGAGATGTTCGGGAAAAACAG TTGCCTTATAGCCAGGAATTTGCTCTTGGGCTTGAAGACTTGCATAGAAGTATCAAACTACATATGTAGCAGTGGAGCTACAGCACCTCATAGATCTCTTGCACCAAGTTTGTCTCTGGAAGAATATGGGAAGAGTGAAACAGACAATACG GAGCAAGAGATGCCAACAAGGTCACGTTTACTTCGTAGAAGGGGCAGAACACGAAAGCTTAAATATTCCTGGAAGTCTGCAGGCCATCCATCAATTTGGAAAAGAATTGCTGATGGGAAAAGCCAGTCATGTAAGCAGTACTCCCCATGTGGATGCCAGTCTATGTGTGGAAAGCAATGCCCTTGTCTACATAATGGAacatgctgtgaaaaatattgtGG GTGCTCAAAGAGCTGTAAAAACCGATTTCGGGGATGCCACTGTGCAAAGAGTCAATGCAGAAGCAGACAATGTCCATGTTTTGCTGCTGGACGTGAATGTGACCCGGATGTTTGTCGAAACTGCTGGGTTAG TTGTGGAGATGGTTCATTAGGTGAGCCACCAAGGCGAGGAGATGGCCAATGTGGCAACATGCAGCTTCTTCTTAGGCAGCAGCAGAGG ATCCTCTTGGCAAAGTCCGACATTGCTGGATGGGGAGCCTTTCTAAAG AATCCAGTCAACAAAAATGATTATCTTGGAGAGTACACTGGTGAACTGATTTCTCACAGAGAAGCAGATAAGCGTGGAAAAATGTATGATCGTGCAAATTCGTCATTCCTTTTTGACTTGAATGATCAG TATGTTCTTGATGCTTATCGTAAAGGAGACAAGCTGAAATTTGCAAACCACTCGTCCAACCCTAACTGCTATGCCAAG GTAATGCTTGTGGCTGGAGATCATCGAGTTGGGATTTTTGCCAAGGAGCATATTGAAGCCAGTGAAGAGCTGTTCTACGACTATCGCTATGGTCCTGATCAAGCCCCTGCATGGGCCCGGAAACCCGAGGGTTCCAAGAGAGATGATTCGTCAGTGTCCCAAGGTAGAGCAAAGAAGCACCAATCGCATTGA
- the LOC120000074 gene encoding histone-lysine N-methyltransferase EZA1 isoform X5: MAEDQSIVGRRRIYYDQHGSEALVCSDSEEDLVEPEEAKHEFTEGEDRVLQMAFEDHGLDEQVLNIVSQFIGVTSTEIEERYSTLRKKFHEKHDLNLKDSGDSGCERSIMLDKSLSAALDSFDNLFCRRCLLFDCRLHGCSQTLMNPSEKQTYWSEYEDDRKPCSDQCYLQVRVVKNLSEGSFSSDWREKKVMALEDNGRVIMASDADKPKAAEETNCTQVAETVTPVSTSEDAAEASNSNLDETAEVIDTGEHVGKRKILRHANAAQDTSANAPKEFQDSSSKRQRKLLPLDVVTAASGAMPSLDHNSTGVVGKIELQMTGKSALSESTAHMSKESVDVNGAKDITEVHEPSSSSSPGGYLGGTAVGSEWKPIEKELYFKGVEMFGKNSCLIARNLLLGLKTCIEVSNYICSSGATAPHRSLAPSLSLEEYGKSETDNTEQEMPTRSRLLRRRGRTRKLKYSWKSAGHPSIWKRIADGKSQSCKQYSPCGCQSMCGKQCPCLHNGTCCEKYCGCSKSCKNRFRGCHCAKSQCRSRQCPCFAAGRECDPDVCRNCWVSCGDGSLGEPPRRGDGQCGNMQLLLRQQQRILLAKSDIAGWGAFLKNPVNKNDYLGEYTGELISHREADKRGKMYDRANSSFLFDLNDQYVLDAYRKGDKLKFANHSSNPNCYAKVMLVAGDHRVGIFAKEHIEASEELFYDYRYGPDQAPAWARKPEGSKRDDSSVSQGRAKKHQSH; this comes from the exons ATGGCCGAGGATCAATCTATCGTTGGTAGGAGACGCATTTATTATGATCAGCATGGTAGCGAGGCACTTGTTTGTAGTGACAGTGAAGAAGATCTTGTAGAGCCAGAAGAAGCAAAACACGAATTTACTGAGGGCGAAGATCGTGTTCTACA GATGGCTTTTGAGGACCATGGCCTCGATGAGCAAGTACTGAACATTGTGAGTCAGTTTATTGGAGTGACTAGTACAGAAATTGAG GAGCGTTACAGCACGCTTAGGAAAAAATTCCATGAGAAACATGACCTGAACTTGAAAGATTCTGGGGACTCTGGATGTGAAAGGAGCATAATGTTGGATAAGAGCCTTAGTGCTGCTTTAGACTCTTTTGATAACCTTTTTTGTCGTCGTTGTTTG TTATTTGACTGTCGACTGCATGGCTGTTCCCAAACTTTGATGAATCCT AGTGAAAAGCAGACGTATTGGTCTGAATACGAAGATGACAGAAAACCCTGCAGTGATCAGTGTTACCTTCAG GTAAGAGTTGTTAAAAACTTGTCAGAAGGTTCATTTAGCTCTGACTGGCGTGAGAAGAAAGTTATGGCTTTAGAAGATAATGGGAGGGTGATTATGGCCAGTGATGCTGACAAGCCAAAAGCTGCTGAAGAGACCAACTGCACACAAGTTGCAGAAACAGTGACACCTGTTAGTACTTCCGAAGATGCTGCTGAAGCTTCTAATAGTAATTTGGATGAAACTGCAGAGGTAATAGACACTGGAGAACATGTGGGAAAGCGAAAAATCTTACGACATGCTAATGCTGCACAAGATACTTCAGCAAATGCTCCAAAGGAATTTCAGGATTCTTCGAGTAAAAGACAGAGGAAACTATTGCCTTTGGATGTAGTTACTGCAGCTAGTGGAGCTATGCCAAGTTTGGATCACAATTCCACTGGTGTTGTCGGAAAAATTGAACTTCAGATGACTGGAAAAAGCGCTCTAAGTGAATCTACTGCACACATGTCGAAGGAGAGCGTGGATGTTAATGGAGCCAAAGACATTACAGAAGTTCATGAACcaagctcttcttcttctccaggaGGATATCTTGGAGGGACTGCAGTTGGTTCTGAGTGGAAACCTATTGAGAAAGAATTATACTTCAAGGGAGTGGAGATGTTCGGGAAAAACAG TTGCCTTATAGCCAGGAATTTGCTCTTGGGCTTGAAGACTTGCATAGAAGTATCAAACTACATATGTAGCAGTGGAGCTACAGCACCTCATAGATCTCTTGCACCAAGTTTGTCTCTGGAAGAATATGGGAAGAGTGAAACAGACAATACG GAGCAAGAGATGCCAACAAGGTCACGTTTACTTCGTAGAAGGGGCAGAACACGAAAGCTTAAATATTCCTGGAAGTCTGCAGGCCATCCATCAATTTGGAAAAGAATTGCTGATGGGAAAAGCCAGTCATGTAAGCAGTACTCCCCATGTGGATGCCAGTCTATGTGTGGAAAGCAATGCCCTTGTCTACATAATGGAacatgctgtgaaaaatattgtGG GTGCTCAAAGAGCTGTAAAAACCGATTTCGGGGATGCCACTGTGCAAAGAGTCAATGCAGAAGCAGACAATGTCCATGTTTTGCTGCTGGACGTGAATGTGACCCGGATGTTTGTCGAAACTGCTGGGTTAG TTGTGGAGATGGTTCATTAGGTGAGCCACCAAGGCGAGGAGATGGCCAATGTGGCAACATGCAGCTTCTTCTTAGGCAGCAGCAGAGG ATCCTCTTGGCAAAGTCCGACATTGCTGGATGGGGAGCCTTTCTAAAG AATCCAGTCAACAAAAATGATTATCTTGGAGAGTACACTGGTGAACTGATTTCTCACAGAGAAGCAGATAAGCGTGGAAAAATGTATGATCGTGCAAATTCGTCATTCCTTTTTGACTTGAATGATCAG TATGTTCTTGATGCTTATCGTAAAGGAGACAAGCTGAAATTTGCAAACCACTCGTCCAACCCTAACTGCTATGCCAAG GTAATGCTTGTGGCTGGAGATCATCGAGTTGGGATTTTTGCCAAGGAGCATATTGAAGCCAGTGAAGAGCTGTTCTACGACTATCGCTATGGTCCTGATCAAGCCCCTGCATGGGCCCGGAAACCCGAGGGTTCCAAGAGAGATGATTCGTCAGTGTCCCAAGGTAGAGCAAAGAAGCACCAATCGCATTGA
- the LOC120000074 gene encoding histone-lysine N-methyltransferase EZA1 isoform X1, whose product MVSKASDSSSKTKYFQKSHGEHSNEGIGNLSHKLNQLKKQIQAERLIAVKEKVEKNRRKLETHVSQLILATSRNNVSSAEWNGHGRILSSRINYPLCKYGGFTQGPGDGYFMNGHEIVYSTSSSINLPHIEKIPPYTTWIFLDRNQRMAEDQSIVGRRRIYYDQHGSEALVCSDSEEDLVEPEEAKHEFTEGEDRVLQMAFEDHGLDEQVLNIVSQFIGVTSTEIEERYSTLRKKFHEKHDLNLKDSGDSGCERSIMLDKSLSAALDSFDNLFCRRCLLFDCRLHGCSQTLMNPSEKQTYWSEYEDDRKPCSDQCYLQVRVVKNLSEGSFSSDWREKKVMALEDNGRVIMASDADKPKAAEETNCTQVAETVTPVSTSEDAAEASNSNLDETAEVIDTGEHVGKRKILRHANAAQDTSANAPKEFQDSSSKRQRKLLPLDVVTAASGAMPSLDHNSTGVVGKIELQMTGKSALSESTAHMSKESVDVNGAKDITEVHEPSSSSSPGGYLGGTAVGSEWKPIEKELYFKGVEMFGKNSCLIARNLLLGLKTCIEVSNYICSSGATAPHRSLAPSLSLEEYGKSETDNTEQEMPTRSRLLRRRGRTRKLKYSWKSAGHPSIWKRIADGKSQSCKQYSPCGCQSMCGKQCPCLHNGTCCEKYCGCSKSCKNRFRGCHCAKSQCRSRQCPCFAAGRECDPDVCRNCWVSCGDGSLGEPPRRGDGQCGNMQLLLRQQQRILLAKSDIAGWGAFLKNPVNKNDYLGEYTGELISHREADKRGKMYDRANSSFLFDLNDQYVLDAYRKGDKLKFANHSSNPNCYAKVMLVAGDHRVGIFAKEHIEASEELFYDYRYGPDQAPAWARKPEGSKRDDSSVSQGRAKKHQSH is encoded by the exons ATGGTGTCCAAAGCAAGCGACTCTTCCTCTAAAACCAAA TATTTCCAGAAATCCCATGGAGAACATTCAAATGAGGGCATTGGGAACTTGTCTCACAAGCTAAATCAGCTTAAGAAGCAAATTCAAGCGGAGAGGCTTATTGCAGTAAAA GAAAAAGTTGAGAAGAACAGGAGGAAGTTAGAAACTCATGTTTCCCAGCTTATACTGGCGACATCAAGAAATAATGTTTCATCTGCAGAATGGAACGGACATGGGAGAATACTTTCTTCAAGAATCAATTATCCACTCTGCAAGTATGGAGGATTTACTCAAGGACCAGGAGATGGATACTTTATGAATGGTCATGAAATCGTATACTCTACTAGTAGTAGTATCAATCTTCCACATATTGAGAAAATACCCCCGTATACCACCTGGATATTCTTGGATCG AAATCAGAGAATGGCCGAGGATCAATCTATCGTTGGTAGGAGACGCATTTATTATGATCAGCATGGTAGCGAGGCACTTGTTTGTAGTGACAGTGAAGAAGATCTTGTAGAGCCAGAAGAAGCAAAACACGAATTTACTGAGGGCGAAGATCGTGTTCTACA GATGGCTTTTGAGGACCATGGCCTCGATGAGCAAGTACTGAACATTGTGAGTCAGTTTATTGGAGTGACTAGTACAGAAATTGAG GAGCGTTACAGCACGCTTAGGAAAAAATTCCATGAGAAACATGACCTGAACTTGAAAGATTCTGGGGACTCTGGATGTGAAAGGAGCATAATGTTGGATAAGAGCCTTAGTGCTGCTTTAGACTCTTTTGATAACCTTTTTTGTCGTCGTTGTTTG TTATTTGACTGTCGACTGCATGGCTGTTCCCAAACTTTGATGAATCCT AGTGAAAAGCAGACGTATTGGTCTGAATACGAAGATGACAGAAAACCCTGCAGTGATCAGTGTTACCTTCAG GTAAGAGTTGTTAAAAACTTGTCAGAAGGTTCATTTAGCTCTGACTGGCGTGAGAAGAAAGTTATGGCTTTAGAAGATAATGGGAGGGTGATTATGGCCAGTGATGCTGACAAGCCAAAAGCTGCTGAAGAGACCAACTGCACACAAGTTGCAGAAACAGTGACACCTGTTAGTACTTCCGAAGATGCTGCTGAAGCTTCTAATAGTAATTTGGATGAAACTGCAGAGGTAATAGACACTGGAGAACATGTGGGAAAGCGAAAAATCTTACGACATGCTAATGCTGCACAAGATACTTCAGCAAATGCTCCAAAGGAATTTCAGGATTCTTCGAGTAAAAGACAGAGGAAACTATTGCCTTTGGATGTAGTTACTGCAGCTAGTGGAGCTATGCCAAGTTTGGATCACAATTCCACTGGTGTTGTCGGAAAAATTGAACTTCAGATGACTGGAAAAAGCGCTCTAAGTGAATCTACTGCACACATGTCGAAGGAGAGCGTGGATGTTAATGGAGCCAAAGACATTACAGAAGTTCATGAACcaagctcttcttcttctccaggaGGATATCTTGGAGGGACTGCAGTTGGTTCTGAGTGGAAACCTATTGAGAAAGAATTATACTTCAAGGGAGTGGAGATGTTCGGGAAAAACAG TTGCCTTATAGCCAGGAATTTGCTCTTGGGCTTGAAGACTTGCATAGAAGTATCAAACTACATATGTAGCAGTGGAGCTACAGCACCTCATAGATCTCTTGCACCAAGTTTGTCTCTGGAAGAATATGGGAAGAGTGAAACAGACAATACG GAGCAAGAGATGCCAACAAGGTCACGTTTACTTCGTAGAAGGGGCAGAACACGAAAGCTTAAATATTCCTGGAAGTCTGCAGGCCATCCATCAATTTGGAAAAGAATTGCTGATGGGAAAAGCCAGTCATGTAAGCAGTACTCCCCATGTGGATGCCAGTCTATGTGTGGAAAGCAATGCCCTTGTCTACATAATGGAacatgctgtgaaaaatattgtGG GTGCTCAAAGAGCTGTAAAAACCGATTTCGGGGATGCCACTGTGCAAAGAGTCAATGCAGAAGCAGACAATGTCCATGTTTTGCTGCTGGACGTGAATGTGACCCGGATGTTTGTCGAAACTGCTGGGTTAG TTGTGGAGATGGTTCATTAGGTGAGCCACCAAGGCGAGGAGATGGCCAATGTGGCAACATGCAGCTTCTTCTTAGGCAGCAGCAGAGG ATCCTCTTGGCAAAGTCCGACATTGCTGGATGGGGAGCCTTTCTAAAG AATCCAGTCAACAAAAATGATTATCTTGGAGAGTACACTGGTGAACTGATTTCTCACAGAGAAGCAGATAAGCGTGGAAAAATGTATGATCGTGCAAATTCGTCATTCCTTTTTGACTTGAATGATCAG TATGTTCTTGATGCTTATCGTAAAGGAGACAAGCTGAAATTTGCAAACCACTCGTCCAACCCTAACTGCTATGCCAAG GTAATGCTTGTGGCTGGAGATCATCGAGTTGGGATTTTTGCCAAGGAGCATATTGAAGCCAGTGAAGAGCTGTTCTACGACTATCGCTATGGTCCTGATCAAGCCCCTGCATGGGCCCGGAAACCCGAGGGTTCCAAGAGAGATGATTCGTCAGTGTCCCAAGGTAGAGCAAAGAAGCACCAATCGCATTGA
- the LOC120000074 gene encoding histone-lysine N-methyltransferase EZA1 isoform X2, with protein sequence MVSKASDSSSKTKKSHGEHSNEGIGNLSHKLNQLKKQIQAERLIAVKEKVEKNRRKLETHVSQLILATSRNNVSSAEWNGHGRILSSRINYPLCKYGGFTQGPGDGYFMNGHEIVYSTSSSINLPHIEKIPPYTTWIFLDRNQRMAEDQSIVGRRRIYYDQHGSEALVCSDSEEDLVEPEEAKHEFTEGEDRVLQMAFEDHGLDEQVLNIVSQFIGVTSTEIEERYSTLRKKFHEKHDLNLKDSGDSGCERSIMLDKSLSAALDSFDNLFCRRCLLFDCRLHGCSQTLMNPSEKQTYWSEYEDDRKPCSDQCYLQVRVVKNLSEGSFSSDWREKKVMALEDNGRVIMASDADKPKAAEETNCTQVAETVTPVSTSEDAAEASNSNLDETAEVIDTGEHVGKRKILRHANAAQDTSANAPKEFQDSSSKRQRKLLPLDVVTAASGAMPSLDHNSTGVVGKIELQMTGKSALSESTAHMSKESVDVNGAKDITEVHEPSSSSSPGGYLGGTAVGSEWKPIEKELYFKGVEMFGKNSCLIARNLLLGLKTCIEVSNYICSSGATAPHRSLAPSLSLEEYGKSETDNTEQEMPTRSRLLRRRGRTRKLKYSWKSAGHPSIWKRIADGKSQSCKQYSPCGCQSMCGKQCPCLHNGTCCEKYCGCSKSCKNRFRGCHCAKSQCRSRQCPCFAAGRECDPDVCRNCWVSCGDGSLGEPPRRGDGQCGNMQLLLRQQQRILLAKSDIAGWGAFLKNPVNKNDYLGEYTGELISHREADKRGKMYDRANSSFLFDLNDQYVLDAYRKGDKLKFANHSSNPNCYAKVMLVAGDHRVGIFAKEHIEASEELFYDYRYGPDQAPAWARKPEGSKRDDSSVSQGRAKKHQSH encoded by the exons ATGGTGTCCAAAGCAAGCGACTCTTCCTCTAAAACCAAA AAATCCCATGGAGAACATTCAAATGAGGGCATTGGGAACTTGTCTCACAAGCTAAATCAGCTTAAGAAGCAAATTCAAGCGGAGAGGCTTATTGCAGTAAAA GAAAAAGTTGAGAAGAACAGGAGGAAGTTAGAAACTCATGTTTCCCAGCTTATACTGGCGACATCAAGAAATAATGTTTCATCTGCAGAATGGAACGGACATGGGAGAATACTTTCTTCAAGAATCAATTATCCACTCTGCAAGTATGGAGGATTTACTCAAGGACCAGGAGATGGATACTTTATGAATGGTCATGAAATCGTATACTCTACTAGTAGTAGTATCAATCTTCCACATATTGAGAAAATACCCCCGTATACCACCTGGATATTCTTGGATCG AAATCAGAGAATGGCCGAGGATCAATCTATCGTTGGTAGGAGACGCATTTATTATGATCAGCATGGTAGCGAGGCACTTGTTTGTAGTGACAGTGAAGAAGATCTTGTAGAGCCAGAAGAAGCAAAACACGAATTTACTGAGGGCGAAGATCGTGTTCTACA GATGGCTTTTGAGGACCATGGCCTCGATGAGCAAGTACTGAACATTGTGAGTCAGTTTATTGGAGTGACTAGTACAGAAATTGAG GAGCGTTACAGCACGCTTAGGAAAAAATTCCATGAGAAACATGACCTGAACTTGAAAGATTCTGGGGACTCTGGATGTGAAAGGAGCATAATGTTGGATAAGAGCCTTAGTGCTGCTTTAGACTCTTTTGATAACCTTTTTTGTCGTCGTTGTTTG TTATTTGACTGTCGACTGCATGGCTGTTCCCAAACTTTGATGAATCCT AGTGAAAAGCAGACGTATTGGTCTGAATACGAAGATGACAGAAAACCCTGCAGTGATCAGTGTTACCTTCAG GTAAGAGTTGTTAAAAACTTGTCAGAAGGTTCATTTAGCTCTGACTGGCGTGAGAAGAAAGTTATGGCTTTAGAAGATAATGGGAGGGTGATTATGGCCAGTGATGCTGACAAGCCAAAAGCTGCTGAAGAGACCAACTGCACACAAGTTGCAGAAACAGTGACACCTGTTAGTACTTCCGAAGATGCTGCTGAAGCTTCTAATAGTAATTTGGATGAAACTGCAGAGGTAATAGACACTGGAGAACATGTGGGAAAGCGAAAAATCTTACGACATGCTAATGCTGCACAAGATACTTCAGCAAATGCTCCAAAGGAATTTCAGGATTCTTCGAGTAAAAGACAGAGGAAACTATTGCCTTTGGATGTAGTTACTGCAGCTAGTGGAGCTATGCCAAGTTTGGATCACAATTCCACTGGTGTTGTCGGAAAAATTGAACTTCAGATGACTGGAAAAAGCGCTCTAAGTGAATCTACTGCACACATGTCGAAGGAGAGCGTGGATGTTAATGGAGCCAAAGACATTACAGAAGTTCATGAACcaagctcttcttcttctccaggaGGATATCTTGGAGGGACTGCAGTTGGTTCTGAGTGGAAACCTATTGAGAAAGAATTATACTTCAAGGGAGTGGAGATGTTCGGGAAAAACAG TTGCCTTATAGCCAGGAATTTGCTCTTGGGCTTGAAGACTTGCATAGAAGTATCAAACTACATATGTAGCAGTGGAGCTACAGCACCTCATAGATCTCTTGCACCAAGTTTGTCTCTGGAAGAATATGGGAAGAGTGAAACAGACAATACG GAGCAAGAGATGCCAACAAGGTCACGTTTACTTCGTAGAAGGGGCAGAACACGAAAGCTTAAATATTCCTGGAAGTCTGCAGGCCATCCATCAATTTGGAAAAGAATTGCTGATGGGAAAAGCCAGTCATGTAAGCAGTACTCCCCATGTGGATGCCAGTCTATGTGTGGAAAGCAATGCCCTTGTCTACATAATGGAacatgctgtgaaaaatattgtGG GTGCTCAAAGAGCTGTAAAAACCGATTTCGGGGATGCCACTGTGCAAAGAGTCAATGCAGAAGCAGACAATGTCCATGTTTTGCTGCTGGACGTGAATGTGACCCGGATGTTTGTCGAAACTGCTGGGTTAG TTGTGGAGATGGTTCATTAGGTGAGCCACCAAGGCGAGGAGATGGCCAATGTGGCAACATGCAGCTTCTTCTTAGGCAGCAGCAGAGG ATCCTCTTGGCAAAGTCCGACATTGCTGGATGGGGAGCCTTTCTAAAG AATCCAGTCAACAAAAATGATTATCTTGGAGAGTACACTGGTGAACTGATTTCTCACAGAGAAGCAGATAAGCGTGGAAAAATGTATGATCGTGCAAATTCGTCATTCCTTTTTGACTTGAATGATCAG TATGTTCTTGATGCTTATCGTAAAGGAGACAAGCTGAAATTTGCAAACCACTCGTCCAACCCTAACTGCTATGCCAAG GTAATGCTTGTGGCTGGAGATCATCGAGTTGGGATTTTTGCCAAGGAGCATATTGAAGCCAGTGAAGAGCTGTTCTACGACTATCGCTATGGTCCTGATCAAGCCCCTGCATGGGCCCGGAAACCCGAGGGTTCCAAGAGAGATGATTCGTCAGTGTCCCAAGGTAGAGCAAAGAAGCACCAATCGCATTGA